One Candidatus Rokuibacteriota bacterium genomic region harbors:
- a CDS encoding crotonase/enoyl-CoA hydratase family protein: MKVLVEKDGPITTVIINRPEVRNAVDAETAVALRDAFRAFDEDEEARVAVLCGAGGCFCAGYDLRAIAARGLRGPSEREGEGPMGPSRVLLSKPVIAAVDGYAVAGGLELAIWCDLRVMEEDANVGVFCRRWGVPLVDGGTVRLPRLIGMSRALDMILTGRPVGAAEALSWGLANRVVPKGQARAEAQKLAREIAGFPQLCLRTDRMSAYRQWDFSLEEALKFESHEGQRPLAQEAVEGARRFAAGAGRGGSFEDISHGR, encoded by the coding sequence ATGAAAGTTCTCGTGGAGAAGGATGGTCCGATCACCACCGTCATCATCAACCGACCCGAGGTCCGGAACGCGGTGGATGCAGAAACGGCGGTGGCGCTTCGAGACGCCTTCCGGGCATTCGACGAAGACGAGGAGGCGCGGGTCGCGGTGCTTTGCGGCGCCGGTGGCTGCTTCTGCGCGGGGTATGACCTGAGGGCCATCGCCGCCCGTGGCCTCCGCGGGCCGTCCGAGCGCGAGGGTGAAGGGCCAATGGGTCCCAGCCGGGTGCTTCTCAGCAAACCCGTCATCGCGGCCGTGGACGGCTACGCTGTCGCGGGCGGCCTCGAGCTGGCGATTTGGTGCGACCTCAGGGTCATGGAGGAGGACGCGAACGTTGGCGTGTTCTGCCGGCGTTGGGGCGTTCCCCTCGTCGACGGCGGCACTGTCCGTCTCCCACGCCTCATCGGCATGAGCCGCGCCCTGGACATGATCCTCACGGGTCGACCGGTCGGGGCGGCCGAGGCGCTCAGCTGGGGGCTGGCCAATCGGGTGGTGCCCAAGGGGCAGGCACGCGCCGAAGCGCAGAAGCTGGCGCGTGAAATCGCAGGCTTCCCGCAGCTCTGCCTGCGCACCGACCGCATGTCCGCCTACCGGCAGTGGGACTTCAGCCTGGAGGAAGCGCTGAAGTTCGAGAGCCACGAGGGGCAGAGGCCCCTGGCTCAGGAGGCGGTGGAAGGTGCTCGCCGCTTCGCCGCCGGGGCCGGCCGCGGCGGGTCGTTCGAGGACATCTCACATGGCCGGTAG